The following proteins come from a genomic window of Mammaliicoccus sp. Marseille-Q6498:
- the prfB gene encoding peptide chain release factor 2 (programmed frameshift) translates to MELSEIKQSLNKNKEKLTNIRGSLDLENKETNIQEYEEMMVDPSFWDDQNNAQDIINKNNAIKSIVGDFRSLESQSEDLLTTVELLQEDYDEDMHKALEQDISTLKADIEQFELNLLLNGEHDANNAILELHPGAGGTESQDWGSMLLRMYQRFSEQKGFKVETLDYQSGDEAGIKSVTILVKGHNAYGYLKAEKGVHRLVRISPFDSSGRRHTSFVSCDVTPEFNNEKIEIEVNSEDINVDTYRASGAGGQHVNTTDSAVRITHQPTGIVVTCQNERSQIKNREQAMKMLKAKLYQKELEEQAAALDAIRGEQKEIGWGSQIRSYVFHPYAMVKDHRTNHETGNTNAVMDGDIEPFIDAYLRSQIDEK, encoded by the exons ATGGAATTATCTGAAATCAAACAATCATTAAACAAAAATAAAGAAAAATTAACAAATATCAGGGGGTCTCTT GACTTAGAAAATAAAGAGACTAACATTCAAGAGTATGAAGAAATGATGGTAGATCCAAGTTTTTGGGATGACCAAAATAACGCACAAGATATCATCAATAAAAACAATGCTATCAAATCTATTGTTGGAGATTTTCGTAGTTTAGAAAGTCAAAGCGAAGACTTATTGACGACAGTGGAACTGCTTCAAGAAGACTATGATGAAGATATGCATAAAGCATTAGAACAAGATATATCTACATTAAAAGCAGACATTGAGCAATTTGAGCTAAACTTATTGCTTAATGGTGAACACGATGCAAACAACGCGATACTAGAATTACATCCTGGTGCAGGTGGTACTGAGTCTCAAGATTGGGGTTCAATGTTACTCAGAATGTATCAACGCTTTTCAGAACAAAAAGGATTTAAAGTCGAAACTTTAGATTATCAATCTGGAGATGAAGCGGGTATTAAGAGTGTTACGATACTTGTTAAAGGACATAATGCATACGGCTATTTAAAAGCTGAAAAAGGTGTCCATAGACTTGTACGTATCTCGCCATTCGATTCTTCAGGAAGAAGACATACCTCTTTTGTTTCTTGTGATGTTACACCTGAATTTAATAATGAAAAAATTGAAATCGAAGTTAATTCCGAAGATATTAATGTTGATACGTATAGAGCATCAGGAGCAGGTGGACAGCACGTTAACACGACTGATTCAGCAGTACGTATTACACACCAACCAACTGGTATTGTCGTAACTTGTCAAAACGAAAGATCTCAAATTAAAAATAGAGAACAAGCTATGAAAATGTTAAAAGCAAAACTTTACCAAAAAGAATTAGAAGAACAAGCTGCAGCTCTAGATGCAATTAGAGGTGAGCAAAAAGAAATAGGATGGGGTAGTCAAATCCGTTCTTATGTATTTCATCCTTATGCTATGGTTAAAGATCATAGAACAAACCATGAAACAGGAAATACAAACGCAGTTATGGATGGAGATATAGAACCATTTATAGATGCTTATTTAAGAAGTCAAATTGACGAAAAATAA